Proteins encoded in a region of the Thermotoga sp. genome:
- the rnc gene encoding ribonuclease III, whose translation MTESEKRVVEKLQERLGVHFDNEKLLFHALCHSSYANEQRQAGREDVESNEKLEFLGDAVLELFVCEILYREYPEAEVGDLARVKSAVASEEVLARVSRKLKLGKYLFLGKGEEKTGGRERDSILADAFEALLAALYLDQGYQRIKELFEDEFEFYIEKIMRGEMLFDYKTALQEIVQKEYKIPPEYVLVGTERSGNEKLFVVEVRINNEILAVGKGKTKKEAEKDGARKAYERLVMKKI comes from the coding sequence TTGACAGAAAGTGAGAAAAGAGTCGTGGAAAAGTTACAGGAAAGACTGGGGGTTCATTTCGACAATGAGAAACTTCTTTTTCACGCACTCTGTCACAGTTCCTATGCGAACGAACAAAGGCAAGCCGGAAGAGAAGATGTGGAATCGAACGAAAAACTAGAATTTCTCGGTGACGCCGTTTTGGAGCTTTTCGTCTGTGAGATTCTGTACCGGGAGTATCCCGAAGCAGAAGTAGGTGATTTGGCCCGTGTGAAATCAGCCGTCGCGAGTGAGGAGGTCCTCGCGAGGGTCTCCAGAAAACTGAAGCTGGGAAAGTATCTGTTTCTGGGGAAAGGGGAAGAGAAAACAGGAGGAAGAGAGCGAGATTCCATCCTTGCAGACGCCTTCGAAGCCTTACTCGCAGCACTCTACCTAGACCAGGGTTACCAGAGGATAAAGGAGCTTTTCGAAGATGAGTTCGAGTTTTACATAGAGAAGATCATGAGAGGAGAAATGCTGTTTGACTACAAGACCGCGCTTCAGGAAATCGTTCAGAAGGAGTACAAGATACCACCGGAATACGTACTGGTGGGAACAGAAAGGAGCGGGAATGAAAAACTATTCGTCGTCGAGGTTCGCATAAACAATGAGATACTCGCAGTCGGCAAAGGAAAAACAAAGAAGGAAGCTGAGAAGGATGGGGCGAGAAAAGCCTACGAAAGACTGGTGATGAAAAAGATATGA